The Raphanus sativus cultivar WK10039 chromosome 6, ASM80110v3, whole genome shotgun sequence sequence CGCGAAAGCCAACTTCACCACCGAGTCCAGCTCATTCGACCCGGTCAGTAAAATCTGAATCAGAGACTTATCGAACAGCACCATCACCGAGAGGactctctccttactctctCCCACCTCCTCAGCTACATTCCGAACGCCAAACCACTCAGAAAAACATTCTCACAGCTGAGAAAACAAACCAACTCCAAGAACCAAACCATCATAACCATAACCCTAATCATCAAGGCAACAACACCAAGAAGACTCCACGTCAGGCATCTTATTCCGAATTCGAAAACATAATGCGCACTCGAGTCATCACCATTGCAGGTGAGAACAAAGGTGCTGTAATGGAGGTCAGACGTTCTCCTTCAAGCAACAAAACAGGTGGAGCAGGAACACATCCCTCCAGGGGTTTTCACGGCACAGGAGAGAAGGGACGTAAACTTcagagcagcagcagcagcagtgatgaaggagaagggaagaagaaaaCGACGAAGAACAATAATGCTAATAATAGTAATCTCCCGATGAAAGCATTTATAAACAGTAACGTTCAGATGATAAACAACTCTATCGTTTACAACTCTGCGGCAACTCATCACGATCCCGGCGTTCATCTCAAAATCTCAAGGAAACCTGGCTCCGACAATGGTTTCCACGTCAAGGACTACACGTACGGTAAAAGTGGCGGTGGATACACCAACtaagaaactaaaaaatatcTCTGGGAAAAAAATACCGAAAAAATGCTAAAGGTTTTGTGTTTACAttgtaataaatttaatttgattaaaaatattaaaataaagaagaaaaggaaagaataagaaaaagaaaaatatatgtggGGTTAGTGGTTTCTGATTCTTCTTTAAGC is a genomic window containing:
- the LOC108805810 gene encoding extensin, which gives rise to MSNVRPWFRLSSIARPTSQASSDPPPPPQSRQTTRRPVVVRTPAKQPSPPRQQQPPSPPRQRPPPPRQQQPPSPPRQRPSPPRQRTPPPPQEQSLYHSPPSRHMSPPTPPKAVSPSPPTPPPRWSYTPPPPSLKEVQEAFPPRKPTSPPSPAHSTRSVKSESETYRTAPSPRGLSPYSLPPPQLHSERQTTQKNILTAEKTNQLQEPNHHNHNPNHQGNNTKKTPRQASYSEFENIMRTRVITIAGENKGAVMEVRRSPSSNKTGGAGTHPSRGFHGTGEKGRKLQSSSSSSDEGEGKKKTTKNNNANNSNLPMKAFINSNVQMINNSIVYNSAATHHDPGVHLKISRKPGSDNGFHVKDYTYGKSGGGYTN